In a genomic window of Pedobacter sp. KBS0701:
- the clpP gene encoding ATP-dependent Clp endopeptidase proteolytic subunit ClpP has product MNIDSQEFRKFAVKHQGIGGLHVDKFIAQANLNPKSMTPYIIEERQLNVAQMDVFSRLMMDRIIFLGDAIYDQNANIIQAQLLFLQSADADRDIQIYINSPGGSVYAGLGIYDTMQYIQPDVATICTGMAASMGAVLLVAGAKGKRAALPHSRVMIHQPSGGAQGVASDMEINLREMLKLKKELYDIISEHSGQTYDWVEKASDRDYWMTADEAKGFGMVDEVLSRNAKKDGETK; this is encoded by the coding sequence ATGAACATAGATTCACAAGAATTCAGGAAATTTGCCGTTAAACATCAGGGAATTGGCGGTTTACACGTAGATAAATTTATTGCTCAGGCTAATTTGAATCCTAAGAGCATGACGCCATACATTATTGAAGAACGCCAGTTGAATGTAGCACAGATGGATGTTTTCTCAAGATTAATGATGGACCGTATTATCTTTTTAGGTGATGCCATTTACGATCAGAATGCCAACATTATCCAGGCGCAGTTGTTGTTTTTACAATCTGCAGATGCCGATAGAGACATTCAGATCTATATTAACTCGCCAGGTGGTTCGGTTTATGCAGGTTTAGGTATTTACGATACCATGCAGTATATCCAGCCTGATGTAGCTACAATTTGTACCGGTATGGCAGCATCAATGGGTGCCGTTTTATTAGTGGCAGGAGCAAAAGGAAAACGTGCTGCATTGCCTCACTCAAGAGTAATGATCCACCAGCCATCAGGTGGTGCACAAGGTGTGGCATCTGATATGGAGATCAACCTGAGAGAAATGTTGAAATTAAAAAAAGAATTATACGATATTATTTCAGAGCACTCTGGTCAAACTTATGATTGGGTAGAGAAAGCTTCAGATCGCGATTACTGGATGACTGCCGATGAGGCAAAAGGTTTTGGTATGGTTGATGAAGTATTATCGAGAAACGCAAAGAAAGATGGCGAAACAAAATAA
- the clpX gene encoding ATP-dependent Clp protease ATP-binding subunit ClpX, whose translation MKYYRETQRKMAKQNKESRCSFCHSGKHETLMLIEGMDAFICDKCVTQANQLLAQELGTKGTKNIQEAINLLKPLEIKQHLDQYVIGQDDAKKVLSVAVYNHYKRLNQKIDKDEIEIEKSNIMLVGETGTGKTLLAKTIAKILHVPFCICDATVLTEAGYVGEDVESILTRLLQAADYDVTAAERGIVYIDEVDKVARKSDNPSITRDVSGEGVQQALLKILEGTVVNVPPQGGRKHPDQKMIPVNTNNILFICGGAFDGIERKIANRLRTQAVGYKVKKDETVLDLKNLYKYITPQDLKSFGLIPELIGRIPVLSHLNPLDKESLRNILTAPKNSLIKQYVKLFAYEDVKLVFDEDVLNFIVDKAMEYKLGARGLRSICEAIMLDAMFDTPTQTDVKELHINLDYAIEKFEKADFKKLQAA comes from the coding sequence ATGAAGTATTATCGAGAAACGCAAAGAAAGATGGCGAAACAAAATAAAGAATCCCGTTGCTCATTCTGCCATTCTGGCAAGCATGAAACTTTAATGCTGATTGAAGGCATGGATGCATTTATCTGTGATAAATGTGTTACCCAGGCCAATCAGTTGCTTGCGCAGGAATTAGGAACCAAAGGGACAAAAAATATTCAGGAGGCGATAAACTTATTAAAGCCTCTTGAAATTAAACAACACCTTGATCAATATGTAATTGGTCAGGATGATGCTAAAAAGGTGCTTTCTGTTGCCGTTTACAATCACTACAAGCGCTTAAATCAAAAAATTGATAAAGACGAGATTGAGATTGAAAAATCGAATATCATGTTGGTGGGCGAAACCGGAACGGGTAAAACGCTTTTGGCTAAAACCATTGCGAAAATTCTGCACGTGCCTTTCTGTATTTGCGATGCAACTGTTTTAACAGAAGCAGGTTATGTAGGTGAAGATGTGGAGAGTATCTTAACACGTTTGCTTCAGGCTGCAGATTATGATGTAACGGCTGCAGAACGTGGTATTGTATATATCGATGAGGTAGATAAAGTGGCACGTAAAAGCGATAATCCATCCATTACCCGTGATGTATCAGGTGAAGGTGTTCAACAGGCCTTATTGAAGATTTTAGAAGGTACGGTTGTTAACGTTCCACCCCAGGGCGGACGTAAGCATCCCGATCAGAAAATGATCCCGGTAAATACAAATAACATCTTATTTATTTGCGGTGGAGCTTTTGATGGTATCGAACGCAAAATTGCCAACCGTTTACGTACCCAGGCTGTAGGATATAAAGTAAAGAAAGATGAGACTGTATTGGATCTTAAAAATCTTTATAAGTATATTACACCTCAGGATCTGAAATCATTCGGGTTAATTCCGGAATTAATTGGCCGTATACCAGTTCTTTCTCACTTAAATCCATTAGATAAAGAATCTTTAAGAAACATTTTAACCGCACCTAAAAATTCATTGATCAAGCAGTATGTTAAGCTTTTTGCTTACGAAGACGTGAAGCTTGTTTTTGATGAGGATGTTTTAAATTTTATTGTAGATAAAGCAATGGAATACAAACTTGGTGCACGTGGTTTAAGATCAATCTGCGAAGCGATTATGTTGGATGCGATGTTTGATACACCAACGCAGACGGATGTCAAGGAGTTGCACATCAATCTCGATTACGCGATAGAGAAATTTGAAAAGGCCGATTTTAAAAAGTTGCAGGCCGCTTAA
- a CDS encoding AMP nucleosidase: MNEEKDIKKAQEIVEKSKKVKEVESPVKSGLKSKDEIVKNWLPRYTGRPLDQFGDYILLTNFSKYVSMFSEWNDNAPIMGLDKPMQSVTANGITIINFGMGSPLAATMMDLLTAIKPKAVLFLGKCGGLKKKNQLGDLILPIAAIRGEGTSNDYLPAEVPALPAFALQKAISTTIRDHGRDYWTGTCYTTNRRVWEHDKEFKKYLKTLRAMAVDMETATIFTTAFANKIPAGALLLVSDQPMIPEGVKTAESDSTVTEKYVETHLRIGIDSLKQLINNGLTVKHLLF; encoded by the coding sequence ATGAACGAAGAAAAAGACATAAAAAAAGCCCAAGAAATAGTAGAAAAATCTAAAAAAGTAAAAGAAGTAGAAAGTCCCGTTAAATCTGGATTAAAATCCAAAGATGAAATTGTTAAAAACTGGCTACCGCGTTATACCGGCCGCCCTTTAGATCAATTTGGTGATTACATCCTGTTAACCAATTTCAGTAAATATGTAAGCATGTTTTCGGAATGGAACGATAATGCGCCGATTATGGGTTTAGATAAACCTATGCAGAGCGTTACCGCTAATGGTATTACGATTATCAACTTTGGTATGGGAAGTCCACTGGCAGCCACCATGATGGATTTATTAACGGCGATTAAGCCTAAAGCAGTTTTGTTTTTGGGTAAATGTGGCGGTTTAAAAAAGAAAAACCAATTAGGTGATTTAATCCTGCCAATTGCGGCCATTAGGGGAGAAGGTACCTCAAATGATTACCTGCCGGCAGAAGTACCTGCATTGCCTGCCTTCGCCTTGCAGAAAGCGATTTCTACCACCATTCGCGATCATGGTAGGGATTACTGGACCGGAACCTGTTACACCACCAACCGTAGGGTTTGGGAACACGACAAAGAGTTCAAAAAATACTTGAAAACTTTGAGGGCAATGGCGGTAGATATGGAAACAGCGACAATTTTCACCACGGCCTTTGCCAATAAAATCCCAGCTGGCGCATTACTTTTGGTCTCCGATCAACCGATGATCCCTGAAGGGGTTAAAACGGCAGAGAGCGATAGCACTGTTACCGAAAAATATGTAGAAACACATTTGCGTATTGGCATTGATTCTTTAAAACAGTTAATCAATAATGGATTAACAGTTAAACACTTGTTGTTTTAG
- a CDS encoding ATP-binding cassette domain-containing protein, whose translation MQELSIDSVNQSFADREVLSSVYLNCKTGEVVGLLGRNGSGKSTLLKIIFGSVKANFKYLNINNKVYKKGYLSKNLSYLPQDNFIPGKITVLQAIDTFCKKQRAELQQFEFVKKYLNTKFYNLSGGERRFIECLLIIYSDAQYILLDEPFSQLSPLWIEELKKHINKSKADKGFIITDHYYKSILDVSDRIVLLHNRCNYTIHNQDDLVTYGYLPGSTA comes from the coding sequence ATGCAGGAACTTTCTATCGACAGTGTTAACCAATCTTTTGCAGACCGCGAAGTATTAAGCAGTGTTTACCTAAACTGTAAAACTGGCGAAGTAGTTGGTTTATTGGGCAGGAATGGATCAGGTAAATCAACCTTATTAAAAATCATTTTTGGAAGCGTAAAAGCGAACTTCAAGTACCTTAATATAAATAATAAAGTATATAAAAAAGGTTACCTATCTAAGAACCTGTCCTATTTGCCTCAAGATAATTTCATCCCAGGCAAGATCACTGTTTTGCAGGCCATCGATACCTTTTGCAAAAAACAGCGTGCTGAATTACAACAATTCGAATTTGTAAAAAAATATTTAAACACTAAATTCTATAACCTATCTGGTGGAGAACGCAGGTTTATCGAATGTTTATTAATAATTTACAGCGACGCGCAATATATACTTCTTGATGAGCCATTCTCGCAATTATCACCTTTATGGATAGAAGAGTTAAAAAAGCATATTAATAAATCAAAAGCAGATAAAGGCTTTATTATTACTGATCATTACTACAAGTCTATTTTAGATGTTTCTGACCGCATTGTACTGCTGCATAACAGATGCAACTATACCATCCATAATCAAGATGACCTGGTGACCTATGGTTACCTCCCAGGCTCTACAGCTTAA
- a CDS encoding RNA polymerase sigma factor RpoD/SigA: MRQLKITQSITNRESQSLDKYLHEIGKVDLITAEEEVILARKIREGDQAALERLTKTNLRFVVSVAKQYQNQGLTLGDLINEGNLGLIKAAKRFDETKGFKFISYAVWWIRQSILQAIAEQSRIVRLPLNQVGSLSKISKAFSKLEQEYEREPSPEELADILETTVDKISDTLSNSGRHVSMDAPFVQGEENTLLDVLENHEPNTDSSLINESLSEEIKRSLSTLTEREREIIVLFFGLGSNHPLSLEEIGEKFNLTRERVRQIKDKALQRLRHTSRSKILKSYLG, encoded by the coding sequence ATGAGACAACTCAAGATAACGCAATCCATAACCAACCGTGAAAGTCAGTCATTAGATAAATACCTACACGAAATTGGTAAAGTAGATTTAATAACAGCAGAAGAGGAAGTAATTTTAGCAAGGAAGATTCGTGAGGGCGATCAGGCTGCATTAGAGCGCTTAACTAAAACCAACTTACGTTTCGTTGTGTCTGTTGCAAAACAATATCAAAATCAGGGTTTAACTTTAGGAGACTTGATTAATGAGGGGAACTTAGGTTTAATTAAAGCGGCAAAACGTTTTGATGAAACCAAAGGTTTCAAGTTCATTTCTTATGCAGTTTGGTGGATCCGTCAATCTATTTTACAGGCAATTGCCGAGCAAAGCCGTATTGTGCGTTTGCCTTTAAACCAGGTTGGTTCCTTAAGTAAAATCAGTAAAGCTTTTTCTAAGCTAGAGCAGGAATACGAGCGTGAGCCTTCTCCGGAAGAATTAGCAGATATCTTAGAGACAACTGTAGATAAAATCTCAGATACTTTAAGCAACTCTGGCCGTCACGTATCCATGGATGCTCCTTTCGTTCAAGGTGAAGAAAACACATTATTGGATGTATTGGAAAACCATGAACCAAATACGGATAGTTCATTGATCAACGAATCATTGTCAGAAGAGATTAAACGTTCTTTATCTACTCTAACTGAAAGAGAAAGAGAAATTATTGTTTTATTCTTCGGCTTAGGTTCTAACCACCCACTTTCGTTAGAGGAGATTGGTGAGAAATTTAATTTAACACGCGAGCGCGTTCGTCAGATTAAAGATAAAGCATTACAACGCTTACGTCATACTTCAAGAAGCAAAATCTTAAAATCTTATTTAGGATAA
- a CDS encoding helix-turn-helix transcriptional regulator, whose amino-acid sequence MPIIINLDVMLARRKMSLTELSERVGITMSNLSILKTGKAKAIRLETLESICAVLECQPGDILEFRGE is encoded by the coding sequence ATGCCAATAATAATCAACTTAGATGTAATGCTTGCCCGTCGCAAAATGTCGCTTACCGAATTGAGTGAGCGGGTAGGGATTACGATGTCTAATTTATCGATATTAAAAACCGGTAAGGCGAAGGCGATCCGTTTGGAGACTTTGGAGTCTATCTGTGCAGTTTTAGAGTGCCAGCCGGGCGATATTTTGGAGTTTCGGGGAGAGTAA
- the sucC gene encoding ADP-forming succinate--CoA ligase subunit beta, producing the protein MNIHEYQGKQILKSFGVNVQEGIVADTPEQAVEAAKQLKVDYNSDWVVIKAQIHAGGRGKGGGVKLAKNLDEVKQRATDIIGMQLITPQTGPEGKKVNKILVAQDVYYPGASETKEFYISVLLDRAKGRNIIMYSTEGGMDIEEVAEHTPHLIFKEEIDPKVGLQGFQARKIAFNLGVSGNAFKEMVKFVTALYKAYEATDSSMFEINPVLKTSDDKVIAVDAKVNLDENALFRHPDYAAMRDVTEEDPMEVEASASNLNFVNLDGNVGCMVNGAGLAMATMDIIKLAGGEPANFLDVGGTANAQTVKAAFNIILKDPNVKAILINIFGGIVRCDRVAQGVIDAYKEIGNIPVPIICRLQGTNAEEAKKLIDESGLQVYSAIALKEAADLVTKVLAEQA; encoded by the coding sequence ATGAATATTCACGAATACCAGGGTAAACAGATATTAAAAAGTTTCGGTGTTAACGTTCAAGAAGGAATTGTTGCCGATACTCCTGAGCAAGCTGTTGAGGCTGCTAAACAACTGAAAGTAGATTACAATTCTGACTGGGTTGTAATTAAAGCGCAAATCCACGCTGGTGGTCGCGGTAAAGGTGGTGGTGTAAAATTAGCCAAAAACCTTGATGAAGTTAAACAACGTGCAACCGACATTATCGGCATGCAGTTGATTACTCCTCAAACCGGTCCTGAAGGTAAAAAAGTGAACAAAATTTTAGTGGCTCAGGATGTTTATTATCCAGGTGCTTCTGAAACCAAAGAATTCTACATTTCTGTATTGTTAGATCGTGCAAAAGGTCGCAATATCATCATGTACAGCACCGAAGGTGGTATGGATATCGAAGAAGTTGCAGAGCATACGCCACACTTAATTTTTAAAGAAGAAATTGATCCTAAAGTTGGTTTACAAGGTTTCCAGGCACGTAAAATTGCTTTCAACTTAGGTGTTAGCGGTAACGCTTTCAAAGAAATGGTAAAATTCGTTACTGCTTTATACAAAGCTTACGAAGCAACCGATTCTTCAATGTTCGAAATTAACCCGGTATTAAAAACTTCTGATGATAAAGTAATTGCTGTTGATGCTAAAGTGAATTTAGATGAAAACGCATTATTCCGTCACCCTGATTATGCAGCAATGCGCGACGTTACGGAAGAAGATCCAATGGAAGTTGAAGCAAGTGCCTCGAACCTAAACTTCGTTAACCTTGATGGTAACGTAGGTTGTATGGTTAACGGTGCTGGTTTAGCAATGGCTACCATGGATATCATCAAACTGGCTGGTGGTGAGCCTGCTAACTTTTTAGATGTTGGTGGAACTGCAAATGCGCAAACGGTTAAAGCGGCTTTCAACATTATTTTGAAAGACCCTAACGTTAAAGCAATTTTGATCAATATTTTCGGCGGTATCGTTCGTTGCGACCGTGTTGCTCAAGGTGTAATCGATGCTTATAAAGAAATCGGTAATATCCCTGTGCCAATTATCTGCCGTTTACAAGGTACAAATGCTGAAGAAGCTAAAAAATTAATCGATGAGTCTGGCTTACAGGTTTATTCAGCAATCGCTTTAAAAGAAGCTGCTGATTTAGTAACTAAAGTATTGGCTGAACAAGCGTAA
- a CDS encoding ferritin-like domain-containing protein, which translates to MKIHISAYWTNHFSNNTKINRIDWTLKPEILDSEKQNILKSLQAWQLGETSEGKHLINASKKYAKTINDEEYLEAVKLFIKEEQKHGNNLGKYLDLIGEQRITKDWGDTLFRKIRYFNTNMELWTIAVITVESAAQIFYQALKDASNCTLLKQICTDILIDEATHITFQRERLYIIFSQKNAVSKWIAYHAYSCFFLCTSLVVWLAHKTLFKAGKLNFYRYFNKMKYKLGKVAGKSVLYEKEEQLTLSFKELNQNLL; encoded by the coding sequence ATGAAAATACATATCTCAGCATATTGGACGAATCATTTCTCAAATAACACCAAAATTAATAGGATAGATTGGACACTAAAACCGGAAATTTTGGATTCAGAAAAACAAAATATTCTAAAGTCGCTGCAGGCCTGGCAGCTTGGTGAAACGTCAGAAGGCAAACATTTGATCAACGCTTCAAAAAAATATGCGAAAACTATAAATGATGAAGAATACCTGGAGGCTGTTAAACTTTTCATTAAAGAAGAGCAAAAACATGGCAACAACTTAGGTAAATACCTCGATTTAATTGGAGAACAGAGAATTACGAAAGATTGGGGCGATACCTTATTCAGGAAAATAAGGTATTTCAACACCAACATGGAGCTTTGGACAATCGCTGTAATTACCGTAGAAAGCGCTGCACAAATATTTTACCAGGCACTTAAAGATGCCTCAAACTGCACATTGCTCAAACAGATCTGTACCGATATCCTGATTGATGAGGCGACTCACATTACTTTTCAAAGAGAACGCCTCTACATTATTTTCAGCCAAAAAAATGCCGTTTCAAAGTGGATTGCTTACCATGCCTATTCGTGCTTCTTTCTCTGTACAAGTTTAGTGGTTTGGCTGGCACATAAAACATTATTTAAAGCAGGTAAGCTTAACTTTTATCGCTATTTCAACAAGATGAAATATAAATTAGGTAAGGTTGCGGGTAAATCTGTCCTTTATGAAAAAGAAGAGCAACTGACACTTTCATTTAAAGAATTAAATCAAAATCTTTTGTAA
- a CDS encoding DUF4173 domain-containing protein, whose amino-acid sequence MKNKSNLLLLSVLLGGLLFTFLFWKERLAVNLLIYSIYLLIITFINPDVVKSTKFKIYGLAHLLAAVLVVINNSDLSVATYYISLLLFIGFSHNQQIRTIFTAFLAAILQMVTVPFNAIQNLSKISIGNFKLKPVFTLIKYIFIPVIIVTIFACLYAAASNVFAHYAEALLTSIGNFFENMLHFFFKDLSIGRIMHFFFGLILTSGLLLAFFNKSLEKAELKCKEQLVRIRRSLAQKTIWYNIVQTFTGNLLTRKMALKTEYIVGIISFAALNLLLLMLNAIDITTLWFGYEPSGNFSGELHQGTNSLIFSIVMAMAIILYYFRGNLNFYHKSRTLRLLAYTWMVQNFILIISVFIRDGYYIEFHGLTHKRIGVLVFATLCIIGLATVYFKVAKQKTIFYLFKVNGNIWFALLLTFTFINWDVLIVKYNLNHVDVVSIDPYYLTSLSEKTLPFLDKNRSKIHPSTNNDSEVAKVGQPEEVLMRKLDQRIGYFKARYEKSSWLSWNLQDWNTAEYFGLNK is encoded by the coding sequence ATGAAAAATAAATCCAACCTCTTGCTGCTATCTGTCCTACTAGGCGGCCTGTTATTTACTTTTCTCTTTTGGAAAGAACGCTTAGCTGTTAATTTACTCATCTATAGCATTTATCTTTTGATTATTACTTTTATCAACCCAGACGTAGTAAAAAGCACCAAATTTAAAATTTATGGCTTAGCACATTTACTGGCCGCAGTGCTGGTGGTAATCAACAACTCCGATTTATCAGTAGCAACTTATTACATCAGTCTTTTACTGTTTATTGGTTTTAGTCATAATCAACAGATCAGAACAATTTTCACTGCTTTTCTTGCAGCAATTTTACAGATGGTAACCGTTCCTTTCAATGCAATTCAAAATTTAAGTAAAATCAGCATCGGTAATTTTAAACTGAAGCCTGTTTTCACCTTAATCAAATACATTTTTATCCCGGTAATCATTGTAACCATTTTTGCCTGCTTATATGCCGCAGCCAGCAATGTTTTTGCTCATTATGCAGAGGCGCTGCTCACCAGCATTGGTAATTTCTTCGAAAATATGCTTCATTTCTTTTTCAAGGATTTAAGTATCGGACGCATTATGCACTTCTTTTTTGGCCTGATTTTAACCAGTGGTTTATTGCTGGCATTTTTTAATAAAAGCCTGGAGAAAGCAGAACTGAAATGTAAAGAGCAATTGGTACGGATCAGAAGAAGCTTAGCTCAGAAAACAATATGGTACAATATTGTACAAACGTTTACCGGCAACCTGTTAACGCGAAAAATGGCACTAAAAACGGAATACATCGTAGGCATTATTTCTTTCGCCGCACTTAACCTGTTGTTGCTAATGTTAAATGCTATTGATATTACTACACTTTGGTTTGGCTATGAACCTTCAGGCAATTTTTCGGGAGAATTACACCAGGGCACAAATTCATTAATCTTCAGCATTGTAATGGCCATGGCAATAATTCTCTATTATTTTAGGGGGAACTTAAACTTTTACCACAAAAGCAGAACATTAAGGTTATTAGCCTATACCTGGATGGTTCAGAATTTTATCCTGATCATATCAGTATTTATCCGTGATGGCTATTATATTGAATTTCATGGCTTAACGCATAAACGGATAGGCGTACTGGTATTTGCCACCCTTTGTATCATTGGCCTGGCAACGGTTTATTTTAAAGTAGCCAAACAGAAAACCATATTCTATCTTTTCAAGGTAAATGGAAATATCTGGTTTGCGCTGTTGTTGACTTTTACCTTTATTAACTGGGATGTTTTAATTGTGAAGTATAACCTAAACCATGTTGATGTCGTTTCTATCGACCCTTACTATTTAACCTCCTTATCAGAAAAAACACTTCCATTTTTGGATAAAAACCGTTCAAAAATCCATCCTTCAACTAATAACGATTCGGAAGTTGCCAAAGTAGGTCAACCAGAAGAAGTACTGATGAGAAAATTAGACCAAAGGATTGGTTACTTTAAAGCGCGTTACGAAAAATCGAGCTGGTTATCGTGGAATTTACAGGACTGGAATACGGCAGAATATTTTGGTTTGAACAAATAA
- a CDS encoding transcriptional regulator gives MKNPIADLNKIFDSRIRLGVMSVLVVNNEIGFNDLKQMLELTDGNLASHLNTLEQADFIKVHKGFIGRKTSTTYSITALGKQAFKAHLDALEKMIKKL, from the coding sequence ATGAAAAACCCGATAGCAGATTTAAATAAAATATTCGATAGCCGGATCAGGTTAGGCGTCATGTCTGTCCTGGTGGTAAACAACGAAATTGGTTTTAACGACCTGAAACAAATGCTTGAGCTGACTGATGGCAACCTGGCCTCCCACCTGAATACTTTGGAACAGGCTGATTTTATTAAAGTACACAAAGGTTTTATTGGTCGCAAAACCAGCACCACCTACTCCATTACCGCTTTGGGCAAACAAGCTTTTAAGGCACATTTAGATGCACTTGAAAAAATGATTAAAAAGCTATAA
- a CDS encoding ABC transporter ATP-binding protein, producing the protein MLKATGIRKSYGNLQILKGVNFEVQKGEIVSIIGPSGAGKSTLLHILGTLDKPDEGFVELKGTVINKLNGDLLSIFRNQNIGFVFQFHHLLPEFSAIENICIPAFIAKTNKKQAENRALELLDLFGLKDRGQHKPNQLSGGEQQRVAIARALINNPSIILADEPSGNLDSENAAGLHQLFVTLRDNFQQTFVIVTHNEHLAKTSDRVVSMKDGLIV; encoded by the coding sequence ATGCTAAAAGCCACTGGAATAAGAAAATCGTACGGAAATCTACAAATTTTAAAAGGGGTAAATTTTGAAGTACAAAAAGGGGAGATTGTAAGTATTATTGGACCATCTGGTGCAGGTAAAAGTACTTTATTACATATTTTAGGAACATTAGATAAACCTGATGAAGGATTTGTAGAATTAAAAGGTACAGTTATAAATAAATTGAATGGCGATTTGTTGAGTATTTTCCGAAATCAGAACATCGGTTTTGTATTTCAGTTTCACCATTTGTTGCCAGAATTTAGTGCCATTGAAAATATCTGCATTCCTGCATTTATTGCCAAAACCAATAAAAAACAGGCTGAAAATAGGGCGCTTGAGCTACTAGATCTGTTTGGGCTTAAAGATAGGGGGCAGCATAAGCCCAATCAGCTGTCTGGGGGTGAACAACAAAGGGTGGCCATTGCCAGAGCACTGATCAATAATCCTTCGATTATATTGGCAGATGAGCCTTCAGGGAATTTGGACTCCGAAAATGCAGCAGGATTACACCAGCTGTTTGTGACTTTGCGCGATAATTTCCAGCAAACATTTGTAATTGTTACGCACAACGAACACCTTGCAAAAACCAGCGACCGTGTAGTGAGCATGAAAGACGGTTTAATTGTCTAA
- a CDS encoding HAD family hydrolase, which yields MDVYQYVTDKQAVIFELDNVLFPEKDYLLQVYYLFAQFIEYTEQKNAQPIINFMQAEYENNGTDVLFEKTAKQFGIDEKYKYNFDLLHLNARLPLKLLLFKNMLEFMQELVVNRKQIFIVTAGNPEQQLNKIKQTEWNGLEQYLTVYFVNELGQSKAEIFQNILNSNNLSPNQALVVGANKFDEQQSKLINLPYIVSLEIYK from the coding sequence ATGGATGTATATCAATATGTTACAGACAAACAAGCTGTCATTTTTGAGTTAGATAATGTACTTTTTCCTGAAAAAGACTATTTATTACAGGTTTATTACCTTTTTGCACAGTTTATAGAATATACGGAACAAAAAAATGCGCAGCCCATCATCAATTTTATGCAGGCTGAATATGAAAATAATGGAACGGATGTGCTTTTCGAAAAAACAGCTAAACAATTTGGGATTGATGAAAAATATAAATACAATTTCGATCTCCTGCATTTAAATGCCCGTTTGCCACTTAAGTTGCTGCTCTTTAAAAATATGCTTGAGTTTATGCAGGAGTTGGTTGTAAACCGTAAACAGATCTTTATTGTAACGGCTGGTAATCCGGAACAACAACTTAATAAAATTAAGCAAACAGAGTGGAATGGGCTGGAGCAATATCTTACCGTATATTTTGTTAATGAACTTGGTCAATCTAAAGCAGAAATTTTTCAGAATATACTAAACAGCAATAATTTATCGCCTAACCAAGCGTTAGTTGTTGGTGCAAATAAATTTGATGAGCAACAATCTAAACTAATTAATTTGCCGTATATTGTGTCACTAGAAATTTACAAGTAA